In Bosea vestrisii, the following are encoded in one genomic region:
- a CDS encoding GAF domain-containing protein, with product MMAVPPQDGDMVAKFSLLTQSLAEADQPIAVLRALDQALADTVGHRLFTALLYEPAAKSAKRLYSSDPDLYSAQRSKAFEDAPTMKRVYETGRPHLANTPGDIERDFPDHETIFARGCGSILNMPVRWQGRVLGQINLLHRSGHFQDAHLPIVEVMAQIVVPAFIVSAEASVEVCR from the coding sequence ATGATGGCCGTGCCGCCGCAAGACGGCGATATGGTCGCCAAGTTTTCGTTGCTGACCCAGTCGCTTGCAGAAGCGGACCAGCCGATAGCCGTGCTGAGAGCGCTCGATCAGGCGCTCGCTGATACGGTGGGCCACCGTCTTTTCACCGCCTTGCTCTACGAGCCGGCGGCAAAGTCTGCCAAACGCCTCTACAGCAGCGATCCGGATCTTTATTCGGCCCAGCGGTCGAAGGCGTTTGAGGATGCGCCGACCATGAAACGGGTCTATGAGACCGGCCGGCCCCATCTGGCCAATACGCCCGGCGATATCGAGCGGGACTTTCCCGATCACGAGACCATTTTTGCCCGTGGCTGCGGCAGCATTCTGAACATGCCAGTGCGCTGGCAGGGCAGGGTGCTCGGGCAGATCAACCTGCTGCACCGATCCGGCCATTTTCAGGATGCACACCTGCCGATCGTTGAGGTGATGGCGCAGATCGTGGTGCCAGCCTTCATCGTTTCGGCCGAGGCGAGCGTCGAGGTTTGTCGATGA
- a CDS encoding helix-turn-helix domain-containing protein has product MSKEVDNIALRHIEGVPKRAFKAMMQAKRTKATSRRRDIEFGPRVRQLRSEMNLTLQQVSDASGLAISTLSKIENSQNSPTYDNLIRLADGLGVDVSFLFSNPAPRQHSGRKSVTRKSSGPHINNENYDYELLCSDLSQKRFLSVKATLKCHDITRFGELYSHEGEEFIYVLSGSVKVFTDAYEPFILSEGDSSHFDSRMAHACISQSERDAVVLWCYAREYPHDSEPAQDAVIDRINRPSARLRNG; this is encoded by the coding sequence GTGTCCAAGGAGGTTGACAACATTGCTCTTCGTCATATCGAAGGTGTCCCGAAGCGAGCTTTCAAGGCGATGATGCAGGCAAAACGTACCAAGGCGACCTCCCGTCGGAGGGACATTGAGTTCGGGCCCCGCGTACGCCAGCTCCGTTCTGAAATGAATCTTACACTCCAACAGGTCTCCGATGCGTCGGGATTAGCAATTTCGACGCTGTCAAAGATCGAAAATTCTCAAAACTCTCCAACATACGACAACTTGATCCGCCTCGCCGATGGGCTGGGGGTTGATGTTTCATTCTTGTTTTCCAACCCGGCACCTCGTCAGCACTCAGGCCGGAAAAGTGTCACTCGCAAGTCATCCGGGCCTCATATTAATAATGAAAATTATGATTACGAACTCTTATGCTCAGATCTTTCGCAGAAGCGGTTCCTTTCAGTAAAAGCGACGCTCAAATGCCACGACATAACTCGATTTGGCGAACTTTATAGCCACGAGGGCGAAGAGTTTATTTATGTTCTTTCAGGTTCAGTCAAAGTTTTTACGGACGCTTACGAGCCTTTTATCCTGTCAGAGGGCGACAGCAGTCATTTCGACAGCAGGATGGCTCATGCCTGCATTTCGCAAAGCGAGAGGGATGCGGTCGTCCTGTGGTGTTATGCCCGCGAGTACCCACATGACAGCGAACCAGCTCAGGACGCGGTGATTGACCGGATCAATCGCCCCTCTGCGCGATTGCGGAATGGGTGA
- a CDS encoding CocE/NonD family hydrolase: MNAFDVSRRAWRVSPDEYVAGRSADFQRTDPVSQYVGMRDGCRLAVDVYLPGSAPNVAAAGPFPTIALFTPYYRRFKLRPGSSAEGNPNTGKFRDFFVPRGYAVVVIDVRGTGASFGTRDSFRSPMEREDSREITDWIVDQPWSNGIVGSSGVSYLGAAADFLASTGHPAVKAIAPLFSVWDTYADNYFPGGIQLTKLTQLYDDLMIAMDHDRRDILKQFSYFNNPDLEGPQPVDDDLDGVLLQAAIKEHLGNFRQTEFMPEFKFREEGLAYDSGFSSASFSPYSVFAGIKPDVAILSVSGWRDGAGYMNGAISRFLTLKDNPSHLLLGPWDHGARIDVSPWRTTVEADFPLLGEILRFFDTYLLGHDTGLREEAPVHYFSMHDERWRASAAWPPIDTGFTFFLGSKNELHDMVGPAGADAYKVDFSLGTGAGTRYERIAGIDSRTYYQDWQGRTGRMLSYTSQPLAHGAELAGHGLADLWVSSSELDAALFVYLSEIEADGTERYVTEGLLRALHRKEAPAPESYVTTWPFRSFARPDAAPLTPGKIERIRIPFLPVAWRFAAGSRIRVSLAGADADHCGQVPHGRPPLLTIAFGGDHASTVELPLVVLEAGR, translated from the coding sequence ATGAACGCTTTCGACGTATCGCGCCGGGCTTGGCGTGTGTCACCGGACGAGTATGTTGCAGGTCGTTCCGCCGATTTTCAGCGGACCGATCCGGTTTCGCAATATGTCGGCATGCGCGACGGCTGCAGACTCGCTGTCGATGTCTATCTGCCGGGTTCAGCCCCTAATGTGGCAGCGGCCGGGCCTTTTCCGACGATTGCTCTGTTCACTCCCTACTACCGCCGTTTCAAGCTGCGTCCGGGCAGCTCGGCGGAAGGCAATCCAAACACGGGCAAGTTCCGGGACTTCTTCGTGCCGCGCGGCTATGCCGTCGTTGTCATTGACGTTCGTGGCACTGGCGCCAGCTTCGGTACCCGGGACAGCTTCCGTTCGCCTATGGAACGGGAAGACAGCCGTGAGATTACCGATTGGATCGTCGATCAGCCTTGGTCGAACGGCATCGTCGGCTCATCCGGCGTCTCTTACCTTGGAGCGGCCGCCGATTTTCTAGCCAGCACCGGTCATCCTGCCGTCAAGGCAATCGCTCCGCTGTTCTCGGTCTGGGACACCTATGCGGACAACTACTTCCCTGGCGGGATCCAGTTGACGAAGCTGACCCAGCTCTACGACGATCTGATGATCGCCATGGATCACGACCGGCGCGATATCCTCAAGCAGTTCTCGTATTTCAACAATCCAGACCTTGAAGGCCCCCAGCCCGTCGACGACGACCTGGACGGCGTTCTCCTCCAAGCGGCCATCAAGGAACATCTGGGAAATTTCCGCCAGACAGAGTTCATGCCCGAATTCAAGTTCCGTGAGGAGGGGCTTGCCTACGACTCCGGCTTCAGCTCGGCTTCGTTCAGCCCCTATTCTGTCTTCGCGGGCATCAAGCCCGATGTCGCAATCCTCTCCGTTTCCGGCTGGCGTGACGGGGCCGGTTACATGAACGGGGCGATCTCCCGTTTCCTGACGCTGAAGGACAATCCGAGCCATCTTCTGCTGGGGCCCTGGGATCACGGCGCGCGCATCGATGTTTCACCCTGGCGCACCACGGTCGAGGCGGATTTTCCGCTGCTCGGCGAGATCCTGCGCTTCTTCGACACCTACCTCTTGGGCCATGACACCGGCCTGCGCGAGGAAGCTCCGGTTCACTACTTTTCGATGCATGACGAGCGCTGGCGGGCGAGCGCCGCGTGGCCGCCGATCGATACCGGATTCACCTTCTTTCTCGGGTCGAAGAATGAGCTCCACGATATGGTGGGGCCGGCGGGAGCGGATGCCTACAAGGTCGATTTCTCGCTGGGTACTGGGGCGGGCACGCGCTACGAGCGCATCGCCGGCATCGACAGCCGAACCTACTATCAGGACTGGCAGGGCCGGACCGGGCGGATGCTCAGCTACACCTCCCAGCCTCTGGCGCATGGTGCCGAACTGGCTGGCCATGGTCTTGCAGATCTCTGGGTATCTTCGAGCGAGCTCGACGCGGCGCTTTTCGTCTATCTCAGCGAAATCGAGGCGGATGGAACCGAACGCTACGTTACCGAAGGCCTGCTGCGTGCGCTTCATCGCAAGGAGGCGCCTGCGCCTGAAAGCTATGTGACGACATGGCCGTTCCGCAGTTTCGCCCGCCCCGATGCAGCACCGCTGACCCCCGGGAAAATCGAGCGTATTCGCATCCCGTTTTTGCCCGTCGCCTGGCGGTTCGCGGCAGGCAGCCGTATCCGCGTGTCTCTCGCCGGCGCCGATGCCGACCATTGCGGGCAGGTGCCACATGGCCGGCCGCCGCTTCTGACCATCGCCTTCGGTGGCGACCATGCCTCCACGGTCGAACTCCCTCTGGTTGTGCTGGAGGCCGGGCGATGA
- a CDS encoding alpha/beta fold hydrolase, whose amino-acid sequence MTQPTLILIPGLLNDAELWHDQVSALSQIADCRVADITKGASLGEIAQDVLAGAPERFALAGFSLGGYVAIEMARLAPDRIERLALLDTSIQADSPERIAMRRALDKAARVAGRFHGFGDRLLRSYLADSHLSNETIVSRIRGMTERLGPEVFVRQNNIERKDGAAVLRKLRCPVLILAGEHDALTPFAGHEAMATLVPHAELVRIPDAGHMTPIENPLAVNEALRRWMAA is encoded by the coding sequence ATGACCCAACCGACCTTGATCCTGATTCCTGGCCTCCTCAACGACGCGGAATTGTGGCACGATCAGGTCAGTGCGCTGTCCCAGATAGCGGACTGCCGCGTCGCCGACATTACGAAGGGTGCGAGCCTGGGGGAGATAGCGCAGGATGTGTTAGCCGGCGCCCCAGAGCGTTTCGCGCTCGCCGGGTTCTCGCTCGGCGGCTACGTGGCAATTGAAATGGCGCGCCTAGCGCCGGACCGGATCGAGCGGCTCGCACTGCTCGATACTTCGATCCAGGCCGACAGTCCCGAACGTATCGCGATGCGCCGCGCACTTGATAAGGCGGCTCGCGTGGCAGGCAGGTTCCACGGGTTTGGCGACAGGCTGCTTAGGTCGTATCTGGCTGACAGCCACCTGTCCAATGAGACGATTGTTTCCCGAATTCGCGGTATGACCGAGCGGTTAGGACCAGAGGTGTTCGTCAGGCAGAACAATATCGAGCGCAAGGATGGGGCGGCGGTGTTGCGCAAGTTGCGCTGCCCGGTCCTTATCTTAGCCGGGGAGCACGATGCACTGACCCCTTTCGCGGGTCATGAAGCAATGGCTACGTTGGTCCCACATGCCGAACTCGTCCGAATTCCCGACGCCGGCCACATGACGCCGATTGAGAATCCGCTGGCGGTCAACGAAGCTCTCCGTCGCTGGATGGCGGCATAG
- a CDS encoding ornithine cyclodeaminase family protein produces MRYIDKTEIRRSLNFDKMICAIEDAHSRPRIEIQDAMLGTESSHYFVRHAVDAGRFMASKLITSFPSNLSRGVLPAIQAICVLFDGQDGRPLVTVDGTEITYWRTAADSAVGAKILARPGIETMLVVGAGEMSRWLVRAHSTAHPTLRRIRIWNRTSDRAAHVAGQLRDEGFDAISVTDLDEAVSTSDLITTCTRSHTPLIKGALLRPGTHLDLVGGYTEKTRESDDDAMRRSRVFVDRFESAFAGVGDILTPIAAGVIDKSDVLGDLYDLIQGKVQGRTTNEDITVYKNAGGGHFDLIAAVAVFESSVEDASAKQIA; encoded by the coding sequence ATGCGTTACATTGACAAAACTGAAATTCGCCGATCTCTCAATTTCGATAAGATGATATGCGCGATTGAGGACGCTCATAGCAGGCCAAGAATCGAAATACAGGACGCGATGCTTGGAACCGAGAGCTCTCATTACTTTGTCCGGCACGCGGTCGATGCCGGACGGTTTATGGCGAGCAAGTTGATTACCAGCTTCCCTTCAAATCTATCGCGCGGTGTATTGCCGGCCATCCAGGCGATTTGCGTGCTCTTTGATGGGCAGGATGGCCGCCCTCTCGTAACCGTGGATGGAACCGAGATCACATATTGGAGAACCGCAGCCGATTCAGCTGTTGGCGCAAAAATTCTGGCCCGCCCCGGCATTGAAACGATGCTCGTTGTGGGCGCGGGAGAGATGTCCCGCTGGCTTGTCCGTGCCCACAGCACCGCTCATCCGACGCTGCGGCGTATCAGAATCTGGAATCGTACTTCGGATCGCGCCGCGCACGTCGCGGGCCAGCTGCGGGATGAAGGCTTTGATGCAATTTCGGTAACCGATCTTGATGAAGCGGTGTCGACGTCCGATCTCATCACCACCTGCACCAGGAGCCATACCCCCCTCATCAAAGGCGCACTACTGCGCCCTGGTACGCATCTTGATCTCGTCGGCGGCTACACCGAGAAGACCCGTGAATCAGATGACGATGCTATGCGCCGATCCCGAGTGTTTGTTGATCGCTTTGAATCCGCCTTCGCTGGGGTCGGCGATATCCTCACGCCAATTGCGGCCGGCGTGATCGATAAGTCGGATGTTCTCGGCGATCTTTACGACCTCATACAGGGCAAGGTCCAAGGACGAACAACAAACGAAGACATCACCGTCTACAAGAACGCTGGTGGGGGCCACTTCGATCTCATTGCGGCGGTAGCGGTTTTCGAAAGCAGTGTTGAGGACGCTTCTGCCAAGCAAATCGCCTAG
- a CDS encoding ABC transporter ATP-binding protein, protein MSTLVLEGLRKEYGSALAVDRVDIDVKEGELVSLLGPSGCGKTTTLRMVAGFIEPTAGRILIGGQDVTKTPAYARETGMVFQSYALFPHMSVAENVGFGLEMRKVSRAERDERVAEALKLVRLGHLADRLPRQLSGGQQQRVALARALVVKPAVFLLDEPLSNLDAKLRADVRGEIRALQQRLGLTTLMVTHDQDEALTMSDRLVVMEGGRVRQIGSAEELYENPADAFVADFVGRCNIVSGTVEGAALRCQGGNLLPCNIEGARKDACVLTLRPERILLRPGSAGGMPARVLAVLYLGAQTEYRLDLDGTILTAIRATPPESDVLRRLKTGDTVDVSWDPATARLLPA, encoded by the coding sequence ATGAGCACGCTCGTCCTTGAAGGGCTCCGGAAGGAATACGGATCGGCGCTCGCAGTCGACCGTGTCGATATCGATGTGAAGGAGGGCGAGCTCGTCTCGCTGCTCGGCCCGTCAGGCTGCGGCAAGACGACAACGCTGCGTATGGTCGCGGGTTTCATCGAGCCGACAGCCGGCCGCATTCTCATCGGCGGGCAGGATGTTACGAAGACACCAGCCTACGCTCGCGAGACCGGGATGGTGTTCCAATCCTACGCACTGTTTCCCCATATGAGCGTCGCCGAGAATGTCGGCTTCGGCCTGGAAATGCGCAAGGTCAGCCGGGCGGAGCGTGATGAGCGCGTCGCGGAAGCGCTCAAGCTCGTCCGGCTGGGCCATTTGGCGGACAGACTGCCGCGCCAGCTCTCGGGCGGCCAACAGCAGCGCGTGGCACTTGCTCGCGCGCTCGTCGTCAAGCCGGCGGTATTCCTGTTGGACGAGCCGCTGTCCAATCTCGATGCGAAGCTGCGCGCCGACGTGCGTGGCGAAATTCGTGCTTTGCAGCAGCGTCTTGGCCTGACCACGTTGATGGTCACGCACGATCAGGACGAGGCACTGACCATGTCGGATCGTCTGGTCGTCATGGAGGGCGGCCGCGTGCGCCAGATCGGCTCGGCGGAGGAGCTTTACGAAAACCCGGCCGACGCCTTCGTCGCTGATTTTGTCGGGCGGTGCAACATCGTCAGCGGCACGGTCGAGGGTGCTGCGCTGCGCTGCCAAGGCGGCAATCTGTTGCCTTGCAATATCGAGGGTGCACGGAAGGACGCCTGCGTTCTGACTTTGCGGCCCGAACGTATCCTTCTGCGGCCCGGCTCGGCGGGAGGCATGCCTGCGCGCGTCCTGGCGGTTCTCTATCTCGGCGCTCAGACCGAATATCGGCTGGATCTCGACGGCACCATCCTGACGGCCATTCGCGCGACGCCGCCTGAAAGCGACGTCTTACGTCGGCTCAAGACCGGAGACACGGTCGATGTGAGCTGGGATCCCGCTACGGCGAGACTGCTTCCAGCCTGA
- a CDS encoding LysR family transcriptional regulator — MPSHRGLEALRAFVETGSVSQAAERLGRTQPQVGRLLTALEEEVGFALFGRNSRPLTLTREGREFYTQVERVLIGHDGLQRYATQMRRGGREHVRVLTAPFIANAIVMDAIAALVGRSSHFTASIESRVRLDIETWVGQETFDLGITILPLSHPAFETEEFQSVEAVVAMLPNHPLAKNDVVEFEELVETEIIVTHPRSIIRQYLERLCRESGKSLKVHFEATNGVIACQLVARGLGCSLSDPFVARSSGVPGLVLRPFRPVFPIRYAFLYPVWQSRSRIVEQLADEIRRTAAETWDLCRTAR, encoded by the coding sequence ATGCCAAGCCATCGCGGTCTTGAAGCGCTTCGTGCCTTCGTCGAGACGGGATCGGTATCCCAGGCGGCCGAGCGGCTTGGCCGAACCCAGCCCCAGGTCGGCAGGCTACTGACAGCTCTCGAAGAAGAGGTCGGATTTGCGCTTTTCGGGCGCAACAGCCGCCCGCTGACCCTTACCCGCGAAGGCCGGGAATTTTACACGCAGGTCGAACGCGTGTTAATCGGGCATGACGGGCTGCAACGCTACGCCACCCAAATGCGGCGCGGCGGCCGCGAGCATGTGAGGGTCCTGACCGCACCCTTCATCGCCAATGCGATCGTCATGGATGCGATAGCGGCGCTCGTCGGGCGGTCGAGTCATTTCACGGCCTCGATCGAGTCGCGCGTTCGCCTCGATATTGAGACGTGGGTCGGCCAGGAAACCTTCGACCTTGGCATCACGATTCTGCCCCTGTCTCATCCCGCCTTCGAGACGGAAGAGTTTCAGAGCGTGGAGGCAGTGGTCGCAATGCTTCCCAATCATCCTCTCGCCAAGAACGACGTCGTAGAGTTCGAGGAATTGGTCGAGACCGAGATTATCGTCACGCACCCGCGATCGATCATCCGCCAGTATCTTGAGCGGCTGTGCCGGGAGAGCGGCAAGTCACTCAAAGTTCACTTTGAGGCCACCAACGGCGTCATCGCCTGTCAACTTGTTGCGCGCGGCCTCGGATGCAGCTTGTCAGATCCGTTTGTCGCACGATCGAGTGGCGTTCCGGGACTCGTTTTGCGTCCCTTTCGACCTGTCTTTCCTATCAGATATGCCTTTCTCTATCCGGTTTGGCAGTCGCGCTCACGCATCGTCGAGCAGCTCGCCGATGAGATACGAAGAACCGCTGCCGAAACATGGGACCTTTGTCGCACCGCGCGATAG
- a CDS encoding ABC transporter permease has protein sequence MTPTRLAYRTSVAVTYVLMLVPVVMVIVTSFFQDEIVSFPPSGLTLQWYENAWARREFAAGFLVSIQVSLLATAIGVPLGTAAALALARSRIPAKSAITTLLLGPLAVPGVVAGTALYLFYLRVENSLDLDVVGTLPGLVGAHALLTIPWTVRVVSASLQGMDGSVEEAAANLGARPWTIFRRVTMPMLRPGVVAASMFSFIQSFENLELTLLLVGPGKTTLPVAMLNYLEFRMDPTLAAVATIQILIVAALMLVTDRFVKLSRVV, from the coding sequence ATGACCCCGACGCGCCTGGCTTACCGCACGAGCGTCGCTGTGACCTATGTGCTGATGCTTGTGCCTGTCGTCATGGTCATTGTGACCAGCTTTTTTCAGGATGAGATTGTTTCCTTCCCACCGAGTGGGTTGACGCTGCAGTGGTACGAGAACGCCTGGGCCAGGCGTGAATTCGCAGCAGGCTTTCTTGTCAGCATACAGGTCTCCCTGCTCGCAACCGCGATCGGCGTCCCGTTAGGGACGGCGGCGGCGCTTGCCTTGGCGCGCAGCCGCATACCGGCCAAGAGCGCCATCACCACTCTCCTGCTGGGCCCGCTCGCCGTCCCCGGCGTCGTCGCGGGAACGGCGCTCTATTTGTTCTATCTACGTGTCGAGAACAGCCTCGATCTGGACGTCGTCGGCACTTTGCCCGGCCTCGTCGGCGCGCATGCGCTTCTGACGATCCCTTGGACAGTGCGCGTTGTTTCAGCGAGCCTGCAAGGCATGGACGGCTCCGTAGAGGAGGCTGCTGCCAATCTTGGAGCGCGTCCCTGGACGATTTTCAGGCGCGTTACGATGCCCATGTTGCGGCCGGGCGTGGTCGCTGCCTCCATGTTCTCGTTCATCCAGAGCTTCGAGAACCTGGAACTGACGCTGCTTCTGGTCGGCCCAGGCAAAACGACACTGCCGGTCGCGATGCTGAACTATCTCGAATTCCGCATGGATCCGACGCTGGCCGCTGTCGCGACGATCCAGATCCTTATTGTCGCGGCGCTGATGCTCGTCACTGACCGCTTCGTGAAACTTTCGCGCGTCGTCTGA